CCGGCATGGCGACGATCATACACCCCGTCAATTTGCGGGCCGAATCAAAGACAGCCGCTACGTTGAGATAGCGGCTGTCTTTTGTCTCTCGAAATTATCGGATCCGGCTCAACTGCAATCGGGAACCTCAAACGACGTCGAATGAATTCCTGGGCTTGACCTTTGGGACTCGAATGCAGAATCTAGACGCTCATGGATTGACGATTAATTTATCCACGACGTCGATAACGCCGTTGGTGTAAAGCGCCGAACTGTACGCGGCCGTCTTCGCCGACCATGAGGGCACGTTTCCTGTAAGGGTCACTTCGCCCATCTCGACTTCGACGTTAATGTCTTCGACTCGCACACGTACATCGCGGTCGATGGCGTCGACGACGTTTTCCGCGATACTTTCATCGGTGATCGATTCTGTGGGGACGACGGACAGTTTGTTCGTTACACCGAGTACACCGATCACGTCCTTCGCTTCCAGTTCTGATCGGATCTTCTTCCAAAATGCATCCACCGTTCCTTCCAGGGTTACCCAACCGTCCTCGACCTCAACGTCGATTTTGTAAGCCGTTAGATGGGGATTCCAGAGAAAAATCTTCTGAATGTTGCTCCGAATCTCATCGTCCGTAGGAATGTCAATCGAGGGCTCGTACCTGACCTCGAGATCGTTTTCTACGCCCATTACACCACGTACGCTCCAGGCATCGTCGGCCGCAGATTCCATGGCCACAAAACTCGGAACGGTGCCGTCGAGTACAACGATCCCGTCGTCTACTTCGATTTGGACTTCGGAAGCGTCCACGCGGTAATCCCAGTACAAATGATCCGTTACATCCTTTTTAATCTTTTCATCTGTTGGCATGGTACTCACTCCTTCCATATTTGTCTGCAGCCTAATTAGCGCTGCAAGTCATCTCATATCTGATAAAAAAGATAGCGGTCATATATCACGATTCGGTAAAATTCAGGGTGCGATGCTTTGCGTATTTCTTGCGAAATGGATACTTCTCTGCCCTCACCAGAAGAGCTTCGTTCTCGGTAATCTCCACATCATCCGGCAAATCTACGTCATGTTTCGAAAGCTTCGGAAAAGGAGAAGTGCATTTCTCTTCTTCGGAAAGATTCTGGAAAGAACAAAGGATTAGGTTGAGAGGAAACTGAGACTTATCGCATGTAAAATACAAATTAGATCATAAGTCTCGCACTTTAGACTTCGATCGGAGAAACAAAAACAGGCCACGCAGGACGCATGAAACCTGGATGCCAGGTATATCGGAGACATCTATTCGATCACTGCTGCCGGGCATCGATTGTCAGATCCTGCGATCGAAAGGAGGCCGTGAACATGAAAATCGTCGATGGCGCCAATGTTTTAACCGCACAGAACAAGAAAGTGGGACGCGTGGATCGCGTGGTTTTGGATCCTGAAACCAAGCGAGTGACTCACATCGTTGTCCGCAAAGGGATTCTGCTGACTGAGGACAAGCTCATTCCGATCGAGGCCATCGATCGAGTCGAGGATCAACAGATATTCCTGAACAAAGATGTCGGCGAAGTCGAAGATTTCCCGGAGTTCGAGCAAACGCACTATTTCCTGGCAGAAGAAATTGATGAGATGGAAGACAAGGGCGACGTTCAAACACTAAATGCCAAGCCGGTCTACTGGTATCCAACGTTTGGCCTTTCAGGTGCGGGGCAAAATATATTTGCTCCGAGACCGGTGTATTACGCTGCAACTCAACGCAACATCCCAAAGGACACGGTT
The sequence above is drawn from the Anaerolineales bacterium genome and encodes:
- a CDS encoding PRC-barrel domain-containing protein, with product MKIVDGANVLTAQNKKVGRVDRVVLDPETKRVTHIVVRKGILLTEDKLIPIEAIDRVEDQQIFLNKDVGEVEDFPEFEQTHYFLAEEIDEMEDKGDVQTLNAKPVYWYPTFGLSGAGQNIFAPRPVYYAATQRNIPKDTVPLRKGARVLSSDGKHIGNIEEVLVDPEMGCATHFVVEEGLLFPDKKLIPATWLTLVQENEVHLALDASTLETLPEYKG
- a CDS encoding BON domain-containing protein, which translates into the protein MPTDEKIKKDVTDHLYWDYRVDASEVQIEVDDGIVVLDGTVPSFVAMESAADDAWSVRGVMGVENDLEVRYEPSIDIPTDDEIRSNIQKIFLWNPHLTAYKIDVEVEDGWVTLEGTVDAFWKKIRSELEAKDVIGVLGVTNKLSVVPTESITDESIAENVVDAIDRDVRVRVEDINVEVEMGEVTLTGNVPSWSAKTAAYSSALYTNGVIDVVDKLIVNP